The Aureispira anguillae genome contains a region encoding:
- a CDS encoding site-specific integrase produces MIQFTISHNFKNRLKKDGTAPVQIRAYHNKARKYIPTGIFVTPAQWSKKYNKVIDHPNALQYNAEIRRQLDELEAYALEWIKKHGSMTLEQLDSYFNYGNVQSFTEFWEYELAQDTKLEKITKKKHRTALNYWKGFQKDVKFSELTYSLIHDFDTYLYAHKLHVNTVYTHHKQVKKYINLAIRKDLLDSNKNPYLKFKAKTVPTERLVLSEEEVKKIEGLTFREEESYLDLIRDMFLFSCYTGLRFSDTCAISYEDINHSEEGMVLNIVAKKTSKQLLLPLYKLYECKPEAIINKYRAEVLYDKGLVFHKYSNQYFNRALKKLAKRAGIQKAITSHVARHTFATNLASKVPIHILKAILQHSKIETTMVYLHLSNKLVNDALDKVDW; encoded by the coding sequence ATTTCGCACAATTTTAAAAACAGATTAAAAAAAGACGGTACAGCTCCCGTACAGATTCGGGCTTACCACAACAAAGCAAGAAAATATATTCCTACAGGAATTTTTGTAACCCCTGCTCAATGGAGCAAGAAATACAATAAGGTAATCGACCATCCCAACGCCTTGCAGTATAATGCTGAAATAAGAAGGCAATTGGACGAGCTGGAGGCTTATGCCTTAGAATGGATCAAAAAGCACGGGTCGATGACCTTGGAGCAGCTAGACAGCTATTTTAATTATGGCAATGTTCAATCCTTTACAGAGTTTTGGGAATACGAGCTGGCGCAAGATACCAAGCTGGAGAAAATTACCAAGAAAAAGCATCGCACGGCTTTAAATTATTGGAAGGGCTTTCAAAAAGATGTCAAATTTTCGGAATTAACCTATTCTTTAATTCACGATTTTGATACCTACCTCTATGCGCATAAGCTGCATGTCAATACGGTCTACACGCATCATAAGCAGGTGAAAAAATACATTAATTTGGCGATCCGAAAAGATTTATTGGACAGCAATAAAAATCCTTATCTGAAATTTAAGGCCAAGACGGTTCCTACAGAGCGGCTGGTTTTGTCTGAAGAGGAGGTAAAAAAAATAGAGGGGCTGACCTTTCGAGAGGAGGAGTCTTATTTGGATCTTATTCGAGATATGTTTTTATTCTCTTGTTATACGGGCTTACGCTTCTCTGATACTTGCGCTATCAGCTACGAAGATATAAATCATAGCGAAGAGGGCATGGTCTTAAATATAGTGGCTAAGAAGACGAGTAAACAGCTTCTACTGCCGTTGTACAAATTATATGAGTGCAAACCTGAGGCCATCATTAATAAGTACCGTGCTGAGGTGTTATATGATAAGGGCTTGGTCTTTCACAAATACTCCAATCAGTATTTTAACCGTGCTTTAAAGAAGTTGGCAAAACGGGCTGGCATCCAAAAGGCAATCACGAGCCACGTGGCTCGTCATACCTTTGCGACTAATTTGGCATCCAAAGTACCGATTCATATCTTAAAGGCAATTCTACAGCATTCTAAGATCGAAACGACCATGGTTTATTTGCATCTTTCTAATAAGCTGGTGAATGATGCTTTGGATAAGGTGGATTGGTAG